The Christiangramia flava JLT2011 region TTAGCCTCATCTTCTCAAATTAGTTCATTCCTATTTGAACAGCTCCACCTCAATCCTATAGGCGGGAAGGGCAAGAGTGGGCACTACAGTGTATCAAAGAATGTACTGACTAAGTTGGTAGGGGAACACGAAATAATAAGTGCCCTACTCGATTACCGTGCATTAACTAAGGTAAAAAGCACTTTTATTAAGGCTTTAAAAGCGACCCATCCAAAGACAGGCAGGCTGCATACTTCATTCAATTTAACAGTGACCTCAACAGGACGGTTAAGTAGTTCTAAGCCTAATTTGCAAAACATTCCTTCCAGGTCGGTAGGGAAACAACTTAGGGCTGTTTTTGTTCCGCCTACGGGTCATGTGTTTATCGGTGCTGATTACTCAAACATTGAATTGCGGGTTGCTGCTCATCTAAGCCAGGATAAAAATATGCTGAATTCCTATAGAACTGGAGTTGATGTTCATTCCCTTACAGCGAGTAAAATCTTCAATGTAGATGATATTGAGAAGGTAAGCAAACCACAAAGGGATGTAGCCAAGACTGTTAATTTTGGTTTGCTCTATGGTATGACCGCTCAAGGACTTTCTGAGAGACTTTCCAGAGAGGAGGATTATTACTCTCCTGAGCAGTGTCAACAATTTATCAATGATTTCTTCGAACTATACGAAGGCGTAGCAAAGTTTAGAGACGAGCTTATTGAAAGGGCAACGATCAA contains the following coding sequences:
- a CDS encoding DNA polymerase, yielding MKNKNKLTLEGVDPKIVTNYACEDVDQTLQLRNHLQPIIDKYKLNTPCQLDFEVVKVLASMEYNGVCIDKNELEKIERKVVNGIAEAKATIEKFTKGEVNLASSSQISSFLFEQLHLNPIGGKGKSGHYSVSKNVLTKLVGEHEIISALLDYRALTKVKSTFIKALKATHPKTGRLHTSFNLTVTSTGRLSSSKPNLQNIPSRSVGKQLRAVFVPPTGHVFIGADYSNIELRVAAHLSQDKNMLNSYRTGVDVHSLTASKIFNVDDIEKVSKPQRDVAKTVNFGLLYGMTAQGLSERLSREEDYYSPEQCQQFINDFFELYEGVAKFRDELIERATIKGYAETMIGRRRPLPELQSNDTSKREAGKRKALNTPIQGTAADILKTAMVNIYNRIQNEDLKSKMLLQVHDELLIEVPTGEKELMEKLVKQEMKNAVSLSIPLEVELKVGQTWQEVH